A window of Gossypium raimondii isolate GPD5lz chromosome 7, ASM2569854v1, whole genome shotgun sequence genomic DNA:
CGACGTTGAATCCGAAGATGACGTGGCATCGTCGACGCTGTTGTTTTTGTTACTCAAGAACTCCATTGCGGCAGCTTTAGCGGCGGCGGCTTGTACATCACGCGGCGAGTTAGAAGCCGGACGAGGCAACGACTCAGCGAGTTCAGGGAAGTTAAGGATCGCCGAGTTACCTTTGATACTCAAAGCTGCCACGTCATGTGCTCGTGCTGCCATTTCGGGTGTGGAGAAAGTACCTAACCAGATCCGGTTCTTTTTTCGGGGCTCTCGGATTTCGGATACCCATTTACCCCAAGCCCTCATTCGGACCCCACGGTAAACCGGATGCTTACTATTATCTCTCGGACGCTTTTCCCTTTTCGGGTCGGGTATTAACTCAGTACCCAATCTTTTCCCATATGGTGACGTCGAAGGAGACGAGTTGTTACTAACCGTGCTAGACTCAGTTTCCGAGTTCAGTGAGTCACCCATTGTAactgaaacaaaaaagaagCTACTCGATATAATgctaactatatatatatatatatgcaaagtAAGaaactttatataaatttaagcaaTAAAGGTAAGGTTTTTTGGATGAAGGGTTTTGGCTTATATTTGTTGTTTGTTTCTCGGGAAAAGAAAACAGAGTGAAAAGCGAGGTTTGATTATGAGAAGAGAAAGGGGAGAGAGATGGTATTATAGTAAGGGAATCGAAGGGAAAACGTGGTGTATTTAAGTGATGGCCGCAATGATACACGCACTTATAAAGGTTTAATTCTGCCTCACTTCCTGTACTCttttagacttttacaattttatccctattcttttaaatcactataaattaaggtttttatatatatatatataagtacaaGCGTACTCttgtagaattttttatttatttacaagcaGGTTAAGTGTGTAACAagtgttacatttatttacatgtatattttttattacaccTTATAAAACATTAGTCGCATTCGATTGTGGAGCATgtgataatttttcaaaattaaaagatatagtgtAGCATTTTATCCCGTTTggggttatttatttatttaaaatatttttaatgaatttatattaaatatgaatgcgTGGTTGAGGctttgaaatattttggtttaagtttcattttgtaTAAATCATGTGCGAGTTCTTTGTaagtttttttggtttaaacTTAATTGTAGGTGGGTTTTGGTTAAGTTTATCCTAATTTTGGTCTAGACATATTTCGATTTCAATCTAATTATGATTTGTAATGATAGCTTTGATTATGTTGATTAGAACTTAAAATTTGCCattgtatttgtaattttacTCATAATATCTCCAAAAAGTTtgctttgaaaataaaatccaaattttaattttttaaatcaaaattaaaaataaaagagattaaattttaaaaatataggaatAGAGAAAAATTAAACCAACATATAACACCGACCTGAATGGCTTTGTTTTTTTAAACTTCATCAGTATCATTatcagcagcagcagcagcaaccattaaattattattattaacacaaattactaaaattaatatattataaatcaaGGAAGTACCTAGAAAGTTTAGGGGTGTCATAGGGTATAATGAAGGGTCCTCGAGGTGGGGTTTTTGTTTCACAGCTGGCAGCGCCGCCGTCCTGTGGAAGCTGCGCCGTGGTTGctatttatacttatataatatatagaatGGTCATTTAGCATTACTTTAGTTATTGCTTTTAGAATTTAGAACTGTTTTTAATCAGCTAGGCTACGCCAGGCTAGGCCAAGCCAAccctttcctttttgtttttactttttctaaaatgtacaattttaaGTTAGACTTGTTTACGGATAGAATAATTTGTTCAATATGAATAATGAAATGGACCgtcagtttgaaaattttttatggataaatttgactTAAATCGAGTAAGATTTGGGTAAGTTAGTTTTTATATTGAACCGATATGATTCATCCcaaattcaaattgaataagaaataaagttatttaaatttaaaggtaAACTAATGATTTTAACGTTttagtgatttaaataaattttttgaatagttcaatgactattttaaaatttttaaaattgaatgactaaaatataagcttacaaataatttagtgactttgtgtaatttacctaattttaattataaatacattttataatatataaacaatgACGGTAATTGCATTCGGTTGTCTAAATTGAACTTGACCCCTAAAACCTGATCATATTCGTATTCTTTTATTAAAGGTTCATGCtaatacattatttattttcaagtgcaataacattacaaattataaataatacatatccTATCATCTAAAATTAGAATAAACTCaatataaagtataataaattaaaatcgaaATATATCCAAGTAAGATTCCCACAAACCctaaataatacaaaagaacccacacatttaatatttacacGTTCccaaaactttaataaatttaaaccctaaaccttgaTAATATacgagaaaataaaatgtatcataaatttatattccaCTACACAATATAAGAGATAGAATCTAAAAGAACCTTAATTTTGGTTGCTGTAAATGTTATACTAATAAAAACTCAattcttttcttatatatttttattttattttattttcacctgTCCAATGTGTATGGTACAGTAATGTTACTATTCTTGTTCCTCACCAACCCTAAACTAAATGACTAATTTACCCCACATCTAACTTTCTaactttttctccttttttttttctttgctttgccACGTTCTTTTCTCACAAATCTTATGctactatgttttattttcagaaaagaaaaaatccccggtaaattgagaataaaaatgataattataactcaagtatttacttttaaaattttgtacctTACATCAGGGTTTTTATTTGGTTATTGTGGTAGAATAGGTTGCCGAGGAATGAGAAGCGGACAAGgagtcttttcttttctatgccATTCAACGAATGGTTGGTTTGGAATTTACGTGATGTAGGGCATCTGAGCAGAGGGCATGTTGATTGGCAAACTCCGTTTTCAATTTTATGTTGGTTATTGTGGAAGAATCACAATCGTTATGTTTTCTCTGATGGCAATATTAGTGTGCAGGATGTATTCGATACATGGTTGTCATGGGTAAGGGATTATGATACATTTGGATCATTGGTGTTACAGCCGAGTCCTATGGTGACAACGCCTCATTGGTCCCCATCGGAGAGTGGATGGTTCAAACTTAACACTAATCAGTAGGCAACAATCAGGGGTGCTTTCAGAGATTCAAATGTGAATTAGGTATGTGGTTTTTCTATGGGAATGGGCAAGGATAATATTTTCAAGGTGGAAGCGAGAGCTGGTGCTAGAGGGTTTGCGTGTTGCATCGGGGAAAGGATTGTGATAGGTTGAGGTCGAATGTGATAATACACTTCTAGTGGAATCAGTGTTGGTTGGTGGATCTGCCAATAGCAAAATGGTAAAGCTACGTTTGATTCATAGTATCCTTAATCGTGAATGGAAGGTGCGCATTCGCCATGTTTCTAGATCCCAAAATGTTGTTGTTGATCATATAGCAAGGGTTGCGGTATCTGGTCCTCCAAATTTAGTCGTTTTTGAAGAACCTCCAATTTCGATTCAAGGACTTCTAATAGTTAATAAAAGAAGCTTTCATAGTTCCTAAGAGgtgtgtttttttctttgtaatccCTTTATGCTGTTCTTTTctaccaaaatttttttgaatcttaaatataaaaaaaatgtcttcataaaataatttaaaaaattaactaaactcTTGTTAAAAAATTGTACTCATTTAGGGTCTTAACTAGAAGTTAACCATCAACTAAGcctttaaaattagttttaagtTGAAACACTTAAATAAGGTTTTTGATTAAGTGATgacttattttaacatttaaataaagaaatttaaaaatataaaaattcaagttcaaaaattataaaataaattctaaaagtgAAAGGGTTTAGGCAAAAAATAATACCCGTTTTTTAAACTAGCTGAGCATCAGATAAGTTCTTTTTTACTTGGGCCTGTcccgaatttgcaaaaaaattgctaccattttattgttattttttatatgtggTATAACTCTTGTTAAACATTAATCtctgtttgttttgttttattaagaGGTGAGGAACCCAAAAAAATTCCGTggtttttcattgttttcaacTCACAGGTGAAGAccctaaaagctaaaaattgaaACTCCATCAAAATGGTCCAAATTCCAAACATTGGACATTGTAAATcgatgtatatatttttataattcccCTTTCttagaaaggactaaattaaaagaatattattgatacaccaaagtgaataaatctatcttactctttttcattattttggaaaagcaaatgaaagaaaaacatttAGAACAAACTTTAGCCATGGGTCTCATTTTAGTATATTTGCACGTGCTGAATATTCccacaattattatgtagacttgtttttcttttccaatttcatccATCACAATAAgattatagtttaattttattttaatttttcatacttaaatcagtaataatatattaatatttatatatttttacaaataaatttaaaattattaaataataatttgaatcgagtcgaacccattttttccttttaaaactcttatgaatagtgaaattgatttaaaaatattttttgaattgttatatattttgaattactgttaatttatatttcaaaacttttaaaataattaaaccgtccaatttaatccattcaatttttaaccaaattaaaatcataaaattaagcAAGTTTCTAAATCTTACTAGCTTTcacaaaaaagaataaagtcTCACTCTCATCTAACCATGGTcacattttctaatttaataaattccaaCTGCACAAGAGAAtccttaaaatcaaaatatgccgattgagtcttagatCAACGGCATGGTCattattgtcaatgtaggaggatATAGATTCGAGTGTATTGAAgctcattatcctcttatttatggattCGGAAGGGCTATGGATAGTTCTAGACATTACCTTAAGAAAAGCAAATATGGGAGGGGGCTATGAGGATTGGCAAGGCATATTACATTCTTAAGGGAAGAATGCAGGTTCAAATAGTAGAGACTCCATTATTGGGAGGGACAACTACAACCCCGAACATGAACCGTAAAAAATAATCCTTCcctgtttatatttttttaactattcACCAccatcttttttaattttattccatttttagttttaagataaaactttcttattttaaattttaaatagaaatgtTTATGTacaatttcttttgttttaagataaaatttttaacaaaactttttaattttaaatgtaagatttaagataaataaattttaatataattttagattacttaacttttatatttttaatttaaaaaattactaaatatttaaaGGTTAAGTAAGTAGTAAATATTTTCCaacttgaaatatatatatatatatatatatatatatatatatatatatatatatgatgcaaATTAcagtcatttttatttaaaaaaatcatgtgaAAACAAGTAATTTTGGAATGCTTATGcaaatagaaattaataattcaacaaccaataaatgaaaataaaagccccaaaatccttttttttttcctttgttaggaaattttggtttccaaatattttgaaacaaaatgtatGGTGTTaattttatgaagaataaaTACCCATTGggtctttttcttaaaaatgcaatcataaaaaaaaaagttatattttgagtgaattttttaatactatGTTTGGGGTAgcattttgaaatgaatgtgatAGGTTAGTTTCATAGCATTTATTGGACACCcaaattattttcttctttcttttccccATGATTTATATTCACAATTCAactactttttatttaattgagttagaATTAAAtccctttaattttatttttcaaaatttaatctgAATTACTACTAATTAATAGACGAAAGCTTCTATtcccaattttaatttaaaaaaaaaaaagttgaatcatttaaaaatagatctaagaaatgaaatctcatttttCATATGTAAAACCAACATCCTAAGGTGGAAAAGTCCTGGCTACCTTTATTTGgtctttaattttgatttttaaggacAATAATGCAccacctttttcatttttctaatatACCCTACTTTTGGAAGATATTTTCGTTTTACGATTCGTATTTGAAGTTCATGATATGATGGTAAGTATATTTGACCAAAAGTAGAGGTGACCCCTCTAAACTCATTAAATTGGAGAAAAAACGCGTTTAAACATGCTTTAACTTACGTCCTCCTTCTTGTTGCAATAGCATCAATACCAATTGATTAAAAGctcaataaattgaattaatttttttaaataatatatatatattaacattttaagcTACATGAGCCaatgaaatattttagttaaaactAATTCTGACATGACCAATATGCCACATGTTTTAATTTGttcttatcaaaataaattaatggtTTTATGTTAATGATACTATTAATTGTTTTCTAAGTCTAATTATGCTAAAGCAAATAGTAATATAAAATGGCTAAAGAATGACATAAGTTCATGtagttttaaatttagaatttagtctctgtatttttatttttatgaatttaatttctttaattttcatattttaaaatttgagcccaatattaacactattaatttgtttgttaaatttcttggtgtgacattttgaaatgataataaaaacTTACTTGGTagccatgtaattaaaaaaatgatctgtaataaatctaaatttaacaaaaaaatgataGGTATTAACAgttgaatcaatttaaaatctaaaaagtatagggactaaattcttaaaaataaaattatagagactaaattctaaatttatgaaaagtacaatgacttatgtcaaattttaacctataaaatttattaccatatatttcatatctatgtagggtaaactactaaaatagtcacttttgtttccccaggttatattttagtcatttatgtttaaaatgttacgttttagtcactttacattatcgtgttgtaacattttagacACTGAGcattaattgtcgttaatgaTGTAAAGGTAAGCTgacgtgacacgttaaatcataaaaatttttaggttaaattatacaattggtccctatttattttcattttaagcaatttaatttttttcttttacattaaaaaaagatggagaagggaggaaaatagagagagaagcagaagagaatgaaaaagaaaataaaaaaaggaaagttaaaagaacataaaataaaaaaattgctcaaaacgaaaaaaatatgagaCCAATTGTATactttaacctaaatttttttgtttgaaataatgatttaacgtgccatgtCATCTTACCATTACACTGTTAATGAGAATTAACGGCTCAgcgactaaaatgttacaacacgttaacataagtgactattttgatagtttacccatCTATACAAtatatgaaaagagaaaatgagttATTCCTCAActgaaactcaatttcaaagCAAAAGACCGGATGGAGTTTAAATCCATCGGGCTCAGGTTTTTTGTGCGATCCCTAATTTGAATGATGTGTGTAATCTGGTCCCCTTTCCCAACTTAGAATGCAATAAAAGCTATATTGGAGTTGGTCATTTATCAAGTTAAATGGGTAATATCTTGGTAGGTGGCcgatatgaatagtaaatggGCTGGGGACACTTTCATTGTTTTTGGGGCTACCAAATTTATTGTTTGGACTCTTTGCAACCAATAAGAGATTTATgggctttttttttatttttaaaaatgtgtaTTTCATAGCACTAGCAAAACCAATCAActattttgggtttaatttttagTTCTAGTTCCTctactatattaaaatttaaaatttaatcatttaattttaatccttttatttttataatattattagtatgtCCAAATTGATAGCACTGTTAATTGTTGTTGTTAAAGTATTAAGAGGACTAATGGCTCATTAATAACAGTAATAATAGTGTTAAAATACTCATAGAAACCACGTTACTTGTCGTTAATAATGTTATCAATTTGAACCCATTAACAACGTTATAGAACTAGGGTGATCAAATTAAGTCACCATAATAGAGGATTAAAACCACAATTAAAAATCCgtatttatataacaaatatatttattaaaattcatgtcAAAACTAAATGAAGCATTGATTGAAACGAAAACTTGAAAATCTAAATATCATAGTTTCAGAGGCTCAaatcgtatatatatataaaagacaagataatttatatattttgaatgataattttatagtttttataatacattatctgtacaattttaaaattgtaaacaacatttatataattttaaaaaatttaaagtgtataaaatatatagtattTAAACAGTACACAATATAcaatattttgtataatattattatttattatttatgaaaatatacaaatttttaaacaaattttacagataaatttaatatattgtaattaataggCTCAATACAacatttggtacttgaatttggcttctttttttttactttgatacctaaatttttttgtcctatttggtaattgaacttgacactttttcctaatttggtacctaagcttttttatgttcaatttggtatctaaacttaataaatgttatacaaattacataaaatactaacaatattaaaaagaattattacgCTACAAAAATATCATCAGTTTTAGAGGAAAATCATGTTAAAAATTAGATCTTGAGCTATGATTAAtagattaatattaaataagaaaaaatttaaaactcaaattaaaaggaatttttaatttcaattaataaaacaataaaacaaataaaactaaaagtaattgaactcataaaatacgaaaaaaagTCATTTGTCACATCTCGGCCatacattgattatttttgctaccttataaaaaaaataacattattagtATATTGAAGTAATTTGTAAAACGTTTGACAAGTTCAAGTACcagattaaacaaaaaaaattaggtatcAAATTTGGAAAATGAGTCAAGTTCAAGTATTGGATCCCAAAAAAGATCAAGTACCAACTTAAGAAAAAAGGGTcaaatttaggtaccaatttaGGAAAAAGTGTCAAGTTTTGATACTAAATTAGACTAAAAAAGTgtaggtaccaaattaaaaaagtatcaagttcaggtaccaaatgttatattaagcctaattaatatatacaattaaccAATGCATCGCACCGTTGGCTCATGACAGTTAAGAGTTTTCACAAGGTTTTTAAAATTGCACCAATGGTTGAACTAGTCGGACCATTAGTTCCTAGTTCAATCGGATTAATTGACCAgtcctattttaattaaataaattattaaaaattcgtaaaaaaaaaaagaaatagagaaaactagtttaaagtttaaaccaCTGGTACAAACGATTTTTTAGTTCGATTTTGAGGGGTTAGTTCAAAAACTAATTCAAAGTGAGTTCAAATCTTTATCCGAATCAATATATCGATTAATTCACAGTCCAACTAATCTGACCGATAGACCCGGACCAATT
This region includes:
- the LOC105788779 gene encoding dehydration-responsive element-binding protein 3; the protein is MGDSLNSETESSTVSNNSSPSTSPYGKRLGTELIPDPKREKRPRDNSKHPVYRGVRMRAWGKWVSEIREPRKKNRIWLGTFSTPEMAARAHDVAALSIKGNSAILNFPELAESLPRPASNSPRDVQAAAAKAAAMEFLSNKNNSVDDATSSSDSTSSSSNVDDMSSTPEELSEIVELPSLGTSYESAESGNEFVYVDRFDGWLFNPCGIPWYYEENCGYFGDETSMQIQDSLITNGFSPLLWDH